A section of the Prochlorococcus sp. MIT 1341 genome encodes:
- the psaA gene encoding photosystem I core protein PsaA, giving the protein MTISPPERGGKVKPSGGVPTPYDQPVDRDHVPADIEKAGQPGFWSRSLAKGPKTTTWIWNLHADAHDFDTHIGDLEETSRKIFSAHFGHLAVVFVWMSGAFFHGARFSNYTGWLADPTHVKPGAQVVWPIVGQEIMNADLGAGYSGMQITSGIFQMWRSWGITNETQLLALAIGALVMAALVLHGGIYHYHKAAPKLAWFQKVQPMMQHHQIILFGLGSIAWAGHLIHIGAPVAAMLDAIDAGKPLVIDGVTIASAADIPTTTLCSPSVASQIFPSLAGRTVENFFTLNWWAFSDILTNKGGLNPVTGSLWMTDISHHHLAWGVFAVFGGHMWGNSVHGVGHNMKTILDNAKGDPILFPAPKGHEGIFEFLSNSWHGQLSINLAMVGSGSIVVAHHQYALPAYPYISLDHATVLGLFTHHMWIGGLMICGAAAHGGIAMIRDYDPAIHVDNVLDRILKARDAIISQLNWVCMFIGFHSFGLYIHNDVMRALGRPGDMFSDTAIQIQPVFAQWTQQLWQNSIGTASMVGAGNLPGGVSEAFSMPLGTADLMIHHVHAFTIHVTLLILLKGVLYARSSRLIPDKAQLGFRFSCDGPGRGGTCQVSSWDHVFLGLFWMYNSISVIIFYFSWKMQSDVWGLTGGNFAQSGITINGWLRDFLWAQSSQVLTGYGNAISGYSLLFLGAHFIWAFSLMFLFTGRGYWQELFESILWAHNKLKLAPAIQPRALSITQGRAVGVTHFLLGGIVTTWAFFHARLLGLG; this is encoded by the coding sequence ATGACTATTAGCCCACCAGAACGTGGGGGAAAAGTGAAGCCTTCAGGAGGAGTTCCTACTCCTTATGACCAACCAGTTGACAGGGATCATGTCCCTGCCGATATAGAAAAAGCCGGACAACCTGGCTTTTGGTCACGAAGCCTCGCTAAAGGTCCCAAAACCACTACCTGGATTTGGAACCTCCACGCAGACGCACACGACTTTGACACCCACATAGGTGATCTAGAGGAAACAAGCCGAAAGATTTTTTCGGCCCACTTCGGACATCTAGCGGTAGTTTTTGTTTGGATGAGTGGTGCCTTTTTCCATGGCGCCCGCTTCTCTAACTACACCGGTTGGCTGGCAGATCCAACGCACGTAAAACCAGGTGCACAAGTGGTCTGGCCAATTGTCGGCCAAGAAATTATGAATGCTGATCTAGGTGCCGGATATAGCGGCATGCAGATCACATCAGGTATTTTCCAAATGTGGAGGTCCTGGGGCATCACCAACGAGACACAGCTCTTGGCTTTAGCTATTGGAGCTCTGGTGATGGCAGCTCTAGTACTTCACGGAGGTATCTACCACTATCACAAGGCTGCACCAAAACTGGCTTGGTTCCAGAAGGTTCAGCCAATGATGCAGCACCATCAAATTATTTTGTTTGGTCTTGGCTCAATTGCCTGGGCTGGACACCTAATACATATAGGTGCCCCAGTAGCTGCAATGCTTGATGCAATTGATGCAGGCAAGCCTCTTGTTATTGATGGAGTAACCATTGCTAGTGCAGCAGACATTCCTACTACTACGCTTTGCAGCCCATCAGTAGCAAGTCAAATTTTCCCAAGCCTTGCCGGCAGAACAGTGGAAAACTTTTTCACTCTTAACTGGTGGGCTTTCAGTGATATTCTCACCAACAAAGGTGGCTTAAATCCTGTAACAGGAAGCCTTTGGATGACTGATATATCCCACCATCATTTGGCCTGGGGTGTATTTGCTGTATTTGGTGGTCACATGTGGGGCAACTCCGTTCATGGTGTTGGTCACAACATGAAGACAATTTTGGATAACGCAAAAGGCGATCCAATCCTTTTCCCAGCACCAAAAGGTCACGAAGGCATCTTTGAGTTTTTGAGCAATAGCTGGCATGGACAGCTAAGCATCAACCTTGCCATGGTTGGTTCTGGATCCATTGTGGTTGCGCATCATCAGTATGCTCTTCCCGCGTATCCATACATTTCCCTAGATCACGCAACAGTATTAGGACTATTCACTCACCATATGTGGATTGGTGGCCTAATGATCTGTGGAGCCGCTGCTCATGGTGGCATTGCAATGATTAGGGATTATGACCCTGCAATTCACGTAGACAATGTCCTTGACAGGATTCTCAAGGCTCGTGACGCCATAATCAGTCAACTTAATTGGGTCTGTATGTTCATCGGCTTCCATAGCTTTGGTCTTTACATCCATAACGATGTAATGCGCGCTCTTGGACGTCCTGGTGACATGTTTAGCGATACAGCTATTCAAATCCAACCTGTCTTCGCTCAGTGGACTCAGCAGTTGTGGCAGAACTCAATTGGAACAGCTTCTATGGTTGGAGCAGGAAACTTACCTGGTGGAGTTAGTGAGGCGTTCTCAATGCCTCTTGGGACTGCGGATCTGATGATTCATCATGTCCACGCTTTCACCATCCACGTAACTCTCCTAATCCTTCTTAAAGGTGTTCTTTACGCAAGAAGCTCTCGTTTGATTCCTGACAAGGCTCAGCTTGGATTCCGTTTCTCTTGCGATGGACCAGGCCGTGGTGGTACATGCCAAGTTTCTTCTTGGGACCATGTATTCCTTGGCTTGTTCTGGATGTACAACTCCATCTCAGTAATTATCTTCTACTTCTCATGGAAGATGCAAAGCGATGTATGGGGTCTTACAGGTGGAAACTTTGCTCAAAGCGGTATAACCATCAATGGATGGTTACGTGATTTCCTATGGGCTCAGTCCTCTCAGGTTCTCACTGGCTACGGCAATGCCATAAGTGGCTATAGCCTTCTATTCCTTGGAGCACACTTTATTTGGGCATTCAGCTTGATGTTCCTGTTCACCGGTCGCGGTTATTGGCAGGAGCTCTTTGAGTCAATTCTTTGGGCTCATAACAAGCTGAAGTTGGCTCCCGCCATCCAGCCCAGGGCTCTATCAATCACCCAAGGCCGTGCCGTGGGTGTAACCCACTTCCTCCTAGGCGGTATTGTTACCACCTGGGCCTTCTTCCACGCCCGCCTTCTTGGGCTCGGCTGA
- the cobJ gene encoding precorrin-3B C(17)-methyltransferase: MPLLQRLRTRKHFEHIALTPGAASALKSQPADLLVAPAADLFRQYWSKETIICIVGALGASTRLIAPFLTGKDLDPAVLVLDAKAKHVVPLIGGHASGGEALAFEIAADIGADPVITNDSNSQERLAIDSFGEAWGWRRGGKTIAWNKLMHLLSQGRQLDFEQHSGTTEWQLAKAASNGCFLSSRSSSSACDFYIGPFRGVECCWHPPNIWIGIGCERNTSLSIVKRALGISLDTVGIAIEAIAGLASVEIKADEACILSMAASLGCPIRLFTNQELSKVNVPNPSVQVANAIGISSVAESAALLAAGHLGKLLFEKRVFSAQDDEVGAVTIAIAESAEAFAPNRGELHLVGSGPGDLSFLTYDSRRALSRSVVWIGYGLYLDLLEPLRRPDQVRIESQITQERDRCIYALKLARQGIRVALISSGDSGIYGMAGLALELWLEQKVSQRPVFQVHPGISALQLAAARVGAPLMHDFCTVSLSDRLTPWEKIEARVRSAAEGDFVIAIYNPRSKDRLWQLNRVFDLLLEFRSPNTPALLARNLGREGEKVHLYTLDSLPVEEVDMLSLVIIGNSESRQENGQMITPRGYK; the protein is encoded by the coding sequence TTGCCATTGCTTCAGAGGCTTAGAACTAGGAAGCATTTTGAGCATATAGCTCTTACTCCTGGCGCGGCTTCTGCCTTGAAGTCGCAGCCAGCAGATTTGTTGGTTGCTCCAGCTGCTGACCTTTTTCGGCAATATTGGTCTAAAGAAACAATCATTTGCATCGTTGGTGCGTTGGGTGCTTCTACACGACTAATTGCTCCTTTCTTAACTGGCAAGGATCTTGATCCTGCAGTTTTAGTTCTTGATGCAAAGGCCAAACATGTAGTGCCCTTGATTGGTGGACATGCTTCTGGAGGAGAGGCGTTAGCGTTTGAAATAGCGGCTGATATAGGGGCTGATCCTGTAATTACTAATGATTCAAACTCTCAAGAACGATTAGCGATTGATAGTTTTGGGGAGGCCTGGGGATGGAGACGTGGCGGCAAAACTATTGCCTGGAATAAGTTGATGCATCTACTTTCGCAAGGAAGACAACTTGATTTTGAGCAGCATTCAGGCACAACTGAGTGGCAACTTGCAAAAGCTGCTTCCAATGGCTGTTTTCTATCATCCAGAAGTTCTTCTTCTGCTTGTGATTTTTATATAGGTCCATTTAGAGGGGTTGAATGTTGTTGGCATCCTCCCAATATTTGGATTGGGATTGGATGTGAAAGAAATACAAGCCTGAGCATAGTGAAAAGAGCTTTAGGCATTTCACTAGATACTGTTGGCATTGCCATCGAAGCTATTGCAGGCTTGGCCAGTGTTGAAATTAAGGCTGATGAGGCTTGTATTTTGTCCATGGCAGCCTCACTTGGATGTCCGATAAGGCTTTTTACTAATCAAGAACTCTCAAAAGTGAATGTGCCAAACCCTTCAGTTCAAGTGGCGAATGCCATAGGAATTTCATCTGTTGCCGAAAGCGCTGCATTACTCGCTGCTGGACATTTAGGAAAGTTGCTTTTCGAAAAAAGAGTTTTTTCTGCGCAGGATGATGAAGTTGGAGCTGTAACTATTGCCATTGCAGAATCAGCGGAAGCTTTTGCGCCTAATCGCGGTGAATTGCATTTGGTAGGAAGTGGACCTGGAGACTTATCGTTTCTTACGTATGATTCAAGGCGGGCTCTTTCTAGAAGTGTTGTTTGGATTGGATATGGTCTTTATTTGGATTTGTTAGAGCCTTTACGCAGACCAGATCAGGTGCGAATAGAAAGTCAAATTACACAGGAGCGTGATAGATGCATTTATGCATTGAAGTTAGCTAGACAGGGGATTAGAGTTGCACTTATCTCCTCAGGAGATTCTGGGATATATGGAATGGCAGGCTTAGCTTTAGAGCTTTGGTTAGAACAAAAAGTTTCTCAGAGGCCTGTTTTTCAAGTTCATCCTGGTATATCAGCTTTGCAATTGGCTGCAGCAAGAGTTGGAGCCCCATTAATGCATGATTTTTGTACAGTTAGCCTTAGTGATCGCCTTACACCTTGGGAAAAGATCGAAGCTAGGGTTAGGTCTGCTGCAGAAGGAGATTTTGTGATTGCAATTTATAACCCTCGCTCTAAAGATCGTTTATGGCAGTTAAACAGAGTATTTGATCTTTTATTGGAATTTCGTAGCCCAAATACTCCAGCATTACTAGCTAGAAATCTAGGGAGAGAAGGTGAAAAGGTTCATTTATATACTCTTGATAGTCTCCCAGTAGAGGAGGTCGATATGCTTTCTCTTGTAATTATTGGCAATAGTGAAAGCAGGCAAGAAAATGGACAAATGATTACTCCAAGGGGCTATAAATAA
- the lipA gene encoding lipoyl synthase encodes MRSNAFKKPSWLRVKAPQKQRIGEVSDLLLDLHLNTVCQEASCPNIGECFAGGTATFLIMGPGCTRACPYCDIDFDKSTRPIDFSEPERVGEAVVRLNLSHVVITSVNRDDLSDGGASQFVRCVEIIRERSPITTIELLIPDLCGNWEALTKIMNISPDVLNHNIETIPRLYSRVRPQGVYSRSLELLEKVRKSSDKIYTKSGLMVGLGEKDNEVFKVLIDLKRRGVDIVTLGQYLSPSSKHLPVQRYVPPKIFQLYKDYGEKELGFLQVVSSPLTRSSYHAGQIKRLMRENPR; translated from the coding sequence ATGAGATCTAATGCATTTAAAAAACCTAGCTGGTTGAGGGTTAAAGCTCCTCAAAAGCAACGGATTGGCGAGGTTTCAGACTTACTTTTAGATCTTCATTTAAATACTGTTTGCCAAGAAGCTAGTTGCCCTAATATTGGTGAATGCTTTGCAGGTGGCACTGCAACTTTCTTAATAATGGGCCCAGGTTGTACCCGAGCATGTCCTTATTGTGATATAGATTTTGATAAAAGCACTCGCCCTATTGATTTTTCTGAACCTGAGCGAGTTGGAGAAGCTGTCGTTCGGTTGAATCTTAGTCATGTAGTTATTACTTCCGTAAATCGGGATGACCTTTCCGATGGTGGTGCTAGTCAGTTTGTTAGGTGTGTTGAAATAATTCGGGAAAGATCACCAATTACCACAATCGAACTTCTAATACCTGATTTATGCGGTAACTGGGAGGCGTTAACGAAAATTATGAACATCTCACCCGATGTACTGAACCATAATATTGAAACAATACCAAGACTTTATAGTCGTGTCAGGCCACAAGGTGTTTATAGTCGATCATTGGAATTGTTAGAGAAAGTAAGGAAATCTTCTGATAAGATTTATACTAAATCTGGGCTAATGGTTGGTTTAGGTGAAAAGGATAATGAAGTTTTCAAGGTTTTGATAGATTTAAAAAGAAGAGGGGTAGATATTGTGACTCTTGGGCAATATCTTTCACCAAGCTCTAAGCATCTCCCGGTTCAAAGATATGTTCCTCCAAAGATTTTTCAGCTTTACAAGGACTATGGTGAGAAGGAATTAGGTTTCTTGCAGGTAGTTAGCTCACCCTTGACTCGTAGTAGTTACCATGCGGGTCAGATTAAAAGACTAATGAGAGAGAACCCTAGGTAG
- a CDS encoding YciI family protein has product MPWFAKTETFTRSTRELSSQSRRKHIDMHIIWIKRMQSKGIQIYSGYLTDHKQTPGGGGLLIFKAKSFSEAKKIIEKDPMISAKLVTWKLHEWNLIAGDNL; this is encoded by the coding sequence ATGCCTTGGTTCGCAAAAACTGAAACATTTACCAGATCTACAAGGGAGCTTTCCAGTCAGTCTCGAAGAAAACATATAGATATGCATATTATATGGATTAAAAGAATGCAATCAAAAGGAATCCAAATATATAGTGGTTACCTAACTGATCATAAGCAGACACCTGGAGGAGGAGGATTGCTAATATTTAAGGCAAAATCTTTTAGTGAAGCGAAAAAAATAATAGAAAAAGATCCTATGATAAGCGCAAAATTAGTCACATGGAAGTTACACGAATGGAATCTAATTGCTGGAGATAATCTGTAA
- the gltB gene encoding glutamate synthase large subunit, translating into MSQVPIRPSWPHCDTSAPKAVAGEKDSCGVGFLAKINGEASHWLLEQALRGLECMEHRGGCGGDSDSGDGAGLLCAIPWNFLSEVWPAIEKNRKSYGLGMLFMPKDPSTREEAHKFCEEEARSLGLIPKGWRKVPVDESKLGTLAKANVPAIEQWLLEGQSSVSQDSLEATLFRLRRRIGKRARKIWNHLDTELYIASLSCRTVVYKGMVRSSVLALFYEDLRDERFEVPFAVYHRRFSTNTLPKWPLAQPMRLLGHNGEINTLLGNLNWARATEVNLEEVWGMDAKDLQPVVNDSFSDSANLDATLELLVRSGRPITDSLLTLVPEAFRDQPELTDKPEIQAFYEYSACTQEPWDGPALLVFSDGRYVGATLDRNGLRPARYCITNDGFVVMGSEAGVVELQEDQIIEKGRLGPGQMLAVDLENARLLRNWDVKHEVATRNPYRDWLTKHRKTLQKQAWEDKKNLSEIDVLHQQTAFGFTSEDFDLVIESMAGSAKEPTFCMGDDIPLAVLSNKPHILYDYFKQRFAQVTNPPIDPLREKLVMSLEMHLGKRHSPLKPKEDATKVLHLKTPILNEGELEEISRKGISTNTISTLISVERSNNYFQKEIETLCNKAEEYVLNDTQVLILSDKGADKKNTYIPPLLAVGAVHHHLLRKGLRLKTSIVVETAQCWNTHHLACLIGYGASAVCPWLTWETTRHWWSKPRTQKLMESGKIKSITITEAQSNLRKALEDGLRKILSKIGISMLSSYHGAQIFEAIGVGADLIGLAFKGTTSRIAGISLNDLANETLTFHKKAFPELEQNKLEFMGFVQHRTGGEFHLNSPEISKALHAAVKLGPKYDHFSTYKTLLEGRPATVLRDLLTLKPVSEPLPLDQIESVESICTRFCTGGMSLGALSREAHEVLAVAMNRIGGKSNSGEGGEDPQRFKPLNDVDKEKHSSTLPNIHGLRNGDTACSAIKQIASGRFGVTPEYLRSGRQLEIKVAQGAKPGEGGQLPGPKVDPYIAKLRNSKPGVALISPPPHHDIYSIEDLAQLIHDLHQVHPEAKVSVKLVAEIGIGTIAAGVAKANADVIQISGHDGGTGASPLSSIKHAGGPWELGLTEVHRALLENGLRDRVLLRADGGLKTGWDVVIAALLGAEEYGFGSIAMIAEGCIMARVCHTNNCPVGVATQQEKLRKRFTGIPEYVVNFFFFIAEEVRQIMSVLGVSKIEDLIGRTDFLEQRTVDLLKTKSLDLSCLLGPIKKVEKYANRSWLIHSEKAHNNGETLEEELLRNVQLNQAIEQQKRITLTIPILNTDRSVCARIAGEIASKYGNNGFKGELNLNFTGSAGQSFGAFLLKGMNISLIGEANDYVGKGMNGGRISLTPSFERANNADQVILGNTCLYGATGGELFALGRAGERFAVRNSGAVAVIEGSGDHCCEYMTGGVVVVLGSTGRNIAAGMTGGVAFLLDEDGKTNKNVNTEIVEVYNLITNKQEFILKELLEKHLQNTNSQKTSLIIKNWHHWKNKFKVLVPPSEKENLCLNDK; encoded by the coding sequence ATGTCTCAAGTTCCCATTCGCCCTAGTTGGCCTCACTGCGACACCAGCGCTCCAAAAGCAGTGGCTGGCGAGAAGGATTCCTGTGGAGTGGGGTTTTTAGCCAAAATCAATGGCGAAGCAAGTCATTGGTTACTAGAGCAAGCACTGCGAGGTCTGGAATGCATGGAACACAGAGGAGGGTGCGGTGGTGATAGCGATTCCGGAGATGGAGCCGGTTTACTTTGTGCAATCCCATGGAATTTTCTAAGTGAGGTATGGCCTGCAATAGAAAAAAACCGTAAATCTTATGGACTAGGCATGCTTTTCATGCCAAAAGATCCTTCTACAAGAGAGGAAGCTCACAAATTCTGCGAAGAAGAGGCAAGATCACTAGGACTAATACCAAAAGGGTGGAGAAAAGTCCCCGTAGACGAATCAAAGCTTGGCACCCTTGCAAAAGCAAATGTTCCAGCTATCGAACAATGGCTCTTGGAAGGACAATCATCAGTATCCCAAGATTCCTTAGAGGCAACTCTTTTTAGATTGAGAAGGCGTATTGGAAAACGAGCTAGAAAAATCTGGAATCATTTAGACACCGAACTCTATATAGCCTCTTTGAGTTGCCGAACCGTGGTTTACAAGGGAATGGTGCGTTCTTCAGTACTAGCACTGTTCTATGAGGACCTTCGAGATGAAAGGTTTGAAGTACCTTTTGCTGTCTATCACCGTCGCTTCAGCACCAACACACTTCCAAAATGGCCACTCGCTCAGCCAATGAGGCTGCTAGGTCACAACGGAGAAATAAACACTTTGCTTGGGAACTTGAACTGGGCAAGAGCTACTGAAGTAAATCTGGAAGAGGTTTGGGGAATGGACGCAAAAGACCTGCAACCAGTAGTAAATGACTCCTTCAGTGATTCAGCAAATCTCGATGCAACTCTAGAACTACTCGTTCGGAGTGGAAGGCCAATCACTGACAGCCTTCTAACTCTTGTTCCAGAAGCCTTCAGAGATCAACCAGAACTAACCGACAAGCCTGAAATTCAAGCTTTCTACGAATATTCTGCTTGCACCCAGGAACCCTGGGATGGGCCTGCATTACTTGTGTTTTCTGATGGGCGATATGTTGGAGCCACGCTCGATAGGAATGGACTTCGTCCTGCTCGTTATTGCATCACGAATGATGGCTTTGTAGTAATGGGATCAGAAGCAGGAGTGGTAGAACTTCAAGAAGACCAAATCATCGAAAAAGGTCGACTTGGTCCTGGCCAAATGCTCGCAGTTGATCTGGAAAACGCTCGACTTCTTAGGAACTGGGACGTAAAGCATGAAGTTGCGACTAGGAACCCTTATAGAGATTGGCTGACTAAACATCGGAAAACCCTACAAAAACAAGCCTGGGAAGACAAAAAAAATCTCAGCGAAATAGATGTCCTCCACCAGCAAACCGCTTTCGGATTCACCTCTGAAGATTTTGACCTGGTCATCGAATCAATGGCTGGCTCGGCAAAAGAACCTACTTTTTGTATGGGAGATGACATCCCACTAGCCGTCCTATCTAACAAACCACATATTCTTTATGACTACTTCAAGCAACGCTTTGCTCAAGTCACGAATCCACCAATTGATCCACTAAGAGAAAAACTAGTGATGAGTCTTGAGATGCATCTTGGGAAAAGACACTCACCACTCAAACCAAAGGAAGATGCCACAAAAGTTTTACATCTAAAAACACCAATTCTTAATGAAGGTGAACTTGAAGAGATATCCCGAAAAGGGATATCAACTAATACTATTTCCACACTCATCAGTGTGGAAAGAAGTAATAATTATTTTCAAAAAGAAATAGAAACGCTATGTAATAAGGCTGAAGAATATGTATTAAATGACACGCAAGTATTAATTCTTTCAGACAAAGGTGCTGATAAAAAAAATACTTATATCCCGCCCCTTCTTGCAGTTGGTGCAGTCCACCATCATTTACTTCGCAAAGGACTACGTCTAAAAACTTCAATAGTTGTTGAAACTGCACAGTGTTGGAACACCCATCACCTTGCTTGTCTTATTGGATATGGAGCAAGTGCAGTATGTCCATGGCTTACATGGGAAACGACCCGGCACTGGTGGAGCAAGCCTCGAACCCAAAAGCTCATGGAAAGTGGCAAAATAAAGTCCATAACCATTACCGAGGCTCAATCGAATTTGCGAAAAGCCTTAGAAGATGGACTGCGCAAAATCCTTTCTAAAATTGGTATATCAATGCTCTCGAGTTACCACGGAGCGCAAATTTTCGAAGCAATAGGAGTAGGAGCCGACCTAATAGGTCTAGCTTTCAAAGGCACAACAAGTCGAATTGCAGGAATCAGTCTTAATGACCTAGCCAATGAAACCCTGACATTTCATAAAAAAGCATTCCCAGAATTAGAACAAAACAAGCTTGAATTCATGGGGTTTGTGCAACATAGAACTGGTGGAGAGTTTCACCTAAATTCACCCGAAATTTCAAAAGCTCTCCATGCAGCAGTAAAACTAGGACCAAAATACGATCACTTTTCAACATATAAAACTTTACTAGAAGGCCGTCCAGCAACTGTTTTACGAGACCTTCTTACATTAAAACCTGTCTCTGAGCCACTACCACTAGATCAAATTGAAAGTGTCGAATCAATTTGCACGCGCTTTTGTACTGGTGGCATGAGCCTTGGTGCATTATCAAGAGAAGCTCACGAGGTACTTGCTGTAGCAATGAATCGGATTGGTGGCAAAAGTAATAGTGGGGAAGGAGGCGAAGATCCTCAAAGATTCAAACCACTCAATGATGTAGATAAAGAAAAACATTCTTCCACACTCCCAAATATCCATGGCTTACGTAATGGAGATACGGCTTGCTCTGCGATTAAACAAATTGCCTCTGGACGTTTCGGTGTTACTCCTGAATACCTGCGAAGCGGAAGACAATTAGAAATCAAGGTAGCTCAGGGGGCTAAACCCGGCGAGGGAGGCCAATTGCCTGGTCCAAAAGTAGATCCTTATATCGCCAAGCTACGCAACAGCAAACCAGGCGTAGCTCTTATCTCTCCTCCTCCACATCACGACATTTACTCAATTGAAGACCTTGCACAACTAATCCACGACCTTCATCAGGTTCATCCCGAAGCAAAAGTAAGTGTCAAACTAGTCGCTGAAATAGGTATTGGGACTATCGCTGCAGGAGTAGCTAAAGCCAATGCAGACGTCATACAAATCTCTGGTCATGATGGAGGCACAGGTGCATCACCGTTAAGCTCAATAAAACATGCTGGGGGGCCATGGGAACTCGGCCTAACAGAAGTGCACAGAGCTTTACTTGAGAATGGTCTTCGTGATCGTGTTTTACTTCGAGCTGATGGTGGACTAAAAACTGGCTGGGACGTTGTAATTGCTGCTCTACTTGGAGCAGAAGAATATGGGTTTGGCTCGATAGCAATGATTGCCGAAGGATGCATCATGGCACGAGTTTGTCATACAAATAACTGCCCTGTGGGTGTTGCTACCCAACAGGAGAAGTTGCGAAAGCGTTTCACAGGAATTCCAGAATATGTTGTAAATTTTTTCTTTTTTATAGCTGAAGAAGTAAGGCAAATAATGAGTGTATTGGGCGTTTCAAAAATAGAAGACTTAATTGGACGCACAGATTTCCTTGAACAACGAACGGTTGACTTATTGAAAACAAAATCGTTAGACCTTAGCTGCCTTCTTGGACCAATAAAGAAAGTTGAAAAATATGCCAATAGATCTTGGCTAATACATAGCGAAAAAGCCCATAATAATGGAGAAACACTTGAGGAAGAATTACTTAGAAATGTGCAATTAAATCAGGCTATTGAACAACAAAAAAGGATTACATTAACCATCCCAATCCTAAATACTGATCGAAGTGTCTGTGCAAGAATTGCAGGTGAAATTGCCTCTAAATATGGGAACAATGGTTTTAAAGGTGAATTAAATCTAAATTTCACTGGATCTGCAGGCCAAAGCTTTGGTGCTTTCCTCCTTAAAGGAATGAATATTTCTCTTATAGGAGAAGCCAATGACTATGTAGGGAAAGGTATGAATGGCGGTCGAATTAGTCTTACACCTTCATTTGAAAGAGCAAATAATGCTGATCAAGTAATCCTGGGCAATACCTGCCTATACGGTGCAACTGGTGGAGAGTTATTTGCTCTTGGCAGGGCTGGAGAACGCTTTGCAGTTAGAAATAGCGGAGCAGTTGCTGTTATTGAAGGCTCAGGTGATCATTGCTGTGAGTACATGACTGGCGGAGTTGTTGTTGTATTAGGGTCTACAGGTCGCAACATTGCCGCAGGCATGACAGGAGGAGTTGCATTCCTACTAGACGAAGATGGGAAAACTAATAAAAATGTAAATACAGAAATCGTTGAGGTTTACAATCTAATTACCAACAAACAAGAATTCATACTTAAAGAACTGCTTGAAAAACATCTACAAAATACTAATAGTCAAAAAACAAGTCTAATCATTAAGAATTGGCATCACTGGAAAAATAAATTTAAGGTTCTGGTGCCCCCAAGTGAAAAGGAAAACTTATGCTTAAATGACAAGTGA
- the rpsL gene encoding 30S ribosomal protein S12 yields MPTIQQLIRTERQRLTRKTKSPALRACPERRGVCTRVYTSTPKKPNSALRKVARVRLTSGFEVTAYIPGIGHNLQEHSVVLIRGGRVKDLPGVRYHIIRGTLDTAGVKDRRQARSKYGAKSPKS; encoded by the coding sequence ATGCCAACAATCCAACAGCTAATTCGAACTGAGAGACAGCGTCTGACCAGAAAGACAAAATCTCCAGCATTGAGAGCATGCCCTGAGAGACGGGGTGTATGTACCCGTGTCTATACCTCTACTCCAAAAAAGCCTAATTCGGCCTTAAGAAAGGTTGCAAGAGTTAGGCTTACTTCTGGTTTTGAGGTTACGGCATACATCCCAGGAATAGGTCATAACCTCCAAGAACACTCAGTAGTGTTGATCAGAGGTGGCAGAGTTAAAGATCTTCCAGGTGTGAGATATCACATTATTCGAGGCACTCTAGATACCGCAGGGGTTAAAGATCGCCGTCAGGCTCGCTCAAAGTACGGTGCCAAATCACCTAAAAGTTAG
- the rpsG gene encoding 30S ribosomal protein S7, protein MSRRNAAEKKPVLPDPQFNNRLATMMIARLMKHGKKSTAQRILSEAFGLINERTGSDPIELFETAVKNATPLVEVRARRVGGATYQVPMEVRQERGTAMALRWLVNFSRSRNGRSMAQKLANELIDAANEAGSAVRKREETHKMAEANKAFAHYRY, encoded by the coding sequence ATGTCACGCAGAAACGCAGCAGAAAAAAAACCAGTTCTTCCTGACCCACAGTTCAACAACAGGCTTGCGACAATGATGATTGCAAGGTTGATGAAGCATGGAAAGAAATCCACAGCTCAAAGAATTCTTTCAGAAGCTTTTGGCTTGATTAACGAACGTACTGGAAGTGATCCAATAGAACTATTTGAAACTGCTGTTAAAAATGCCACCCCTTTAGTTGAGGTAAGGGCTCGTCGAGTTGGAGGTGCTACATATCAGGTTCCTATGGAGGTCAGACAAGAACGGGGCACAGCTATGGCTTTGCGTTGGTTAGTGAATTTCTCAAGATCTAGAAATGGGCGGAGTATGGCTCAAAAACTTGCTAATGAGCTGATTGATGCCGCTAATGAAGCTGGTAGTGCAGTGCGGAAGCGTGAAGAGACCCACAAGATGGCTGAGGCTAATAAAGCTTTTGCCCATTACAGGTACTAA